One segment of Triticum aestivum cultivar Chinese Spring chromosome 2A, IWGSC CS RefSeq v2.1, whole genome shotgun sequence DNA contains the following:
- the LOC123191722 gene encoding uncharacterized protein, translating into KHFECSNVRPEDFVKFNSFQLKDQAVEWFQQYRDSRGVRVITWDDFRRDFKAHHIPTSVAERKCEEFLNLKQGSICSAQRSSGFLLLLGRL; encoded by the exons aagcattttgaatgtagcaatgtcaggcctgaggactttgtcaagtttaaTTCATTTCAACTAAAGGACCAAGCTGTTGAGTGGTttcaacaatacagagattccagaggagttcgtgtgattacctgggatgatttccgccgagacttcaaagcacATCACATTCCAACAAGTGTTGCTGAGAGAAAGTGTGAAGAGTTCctcaatctcaagcaaggcagcat ttgctcagctcaa agaagttctggcttcctcctcctcc